A single region of the Silene latifolia isolate original U9 population chromosome 8, ASM4854445v1, whole genome shotgun sequence genome encodes:
- the LOC141594284 gene encoding subtilisin-like protease SBT1.1: MAAVSILRLVLLAAWYSAMIALSDRRTYIIHMDETKVMELKNSNKHPHKWYESILESVTKLGAETDQDQDALTPEILYTYENAMTGFAAKLTTRQFEALSMIDGFLFGNLDGIRTPHTTYSPRFLGLDWGKGLWNGSHLGSDVIIGVVDTGIWPEHPSFHDSGLSRVPSRWKGTCEKGFNFSSSNCNKKLIGARFYLKGYEATYGRIDDTYKFRSARDSGSHGTHTASTAAGNVVPDANLFGLARGVAHGISYASRIAAYKVCWRQGCTNSDVAAAIDQSIADGVDILSLSLVGDPIPYYQDPPLIAALGASRKGIFVSFAAGNDGPTPSTVCNTVPWVATVGASSLDRTFAGQVTLSNGIILKGASIYSGRRTKTKQLPLVYKETAGGTGAEFCTHGSLSSELVKDKIVLCQRGINYRTQKGSVVKSAGGAAMLLLNSPEWGEELIADAHVLPASFLRALDSEAIQGFLISNKSLTASISFLGTQYGARAPVIASMSSRGPNSVDPYVIKPDIVAPGIDILAAWSPIASLTDLNSDKRRADFNIVSGTSMSCPHVSGVAALIKSVHSDWSPAAIKSAIMTSAHSHDNKGHLISDASVFKGNKLATPFGLGAGHVNPERALDPGLVYDILPEDYLDYLCSINYTDAQVAVFAGRKYKCPSGVYQPGDLNYPSFAVIFAAGKTEKTTVTYRRTLTNVGKGKVRYRVFFEEPKGVDVVVEPTVLYFKSPREKLTYNVSFSEAGTTICRKGASVFGSLTWVAGKYSVRSPIAVTWL; encoded by the exons ATGGCAGCAGTCAGTATACTCCGGCTAGTCCTATTAGCTGCCTGGTATTCAGCAATGATCGCGTTATCTGATAGACGAACTTACATAATTCATATGGATGAAACTAAAGTAATGGAGTTGAAGAATTCCAACAAGCATCCCCATAAATGGTATGAGTCAATTTTGGAGTCCGTAACTAAATTAGGTGCTGAAACTGACCAAGATCAAGATGCATTAACCCCTGAGATTCTTTACACTTATGAGAATGCTATGACTGGTTTTGCTGCTAAGCTCACAACTCGACAATTCGAAGCATTGAGTATGATTGATGGGTTCCTTTTTGGTAACCTTGACGGGATACGAACTCCTCATACCACATATTCACCTCGTTTTCTCGGCCTTGACTGGGGAAAAGGGCTATGGAATGGGAGCCACTTAGGTTCTGATGTCATTATAGGAGTTGTTGACACAGGAATATGGCCAGAACATCCAAGCTTTCATGATTCAGGCTTGTCTCGGGTTCCATCCAGATGGAAGGGTACTTGTGAAAAAGGCTTTAACTTTTCAAGCTCTAATTGCAACAAGAAACTCATAGGAGCGCGGTTCTACCTCAAAGGGTATGAGGCTACCTATGGTAGGATTGACGATACATATAAATTTCGATCTGCCAGGGACTCTGGTAGCCATGGGACCCATACTGCATCCACTGCAGCCGGAAATGTAGTCCCTGATGCTAACCTCTTTGGACTGGCACGGGGTGTCGCTCATGGAATTAG TTACGCATCAAGAATAGCAGCATACAAGGTGTGTTGGAGACAAGGGTGTACTAACTCAGACGTAGCTGCGGCCATCGACCAATCCATAGCTGATGGAGTAGACATTCTTTCCCTGTCCCTTGTAGGTGACCCTATCCCCTATTACCAAGATCCGCCTCTCATTGCAGCCTTGGGTGCATCACGAAAGGGAATCTTTGTGTCCTTTGCTGCAGGTAATGACGGTCCTACCCCATCTACTGTATGCAATACTGTTCCATGGGTGGCTACAGTTGGCGCCAGTTCTCTTGACCGGACTTTTGCCGGTCAAGTCACCTTAAGTAACGGAATAATTTTAAAGGGGGCATCCATTTATTCCGGTCGTAGGACCAAGACGAAGCAACTGCCACTTGTGTATAAGGAAACAGCTGGTGGGACAGGTGCAGAGTTTTGCACCCATGGATCCCTATCTTCTGAGTTAGTGAAAGACAAGATCGTCCTATGTCAGCGTGGTATCAACTACAGAACTCAAAAGGGCAGTGTTGTAAAATCAGCTGGTGGGGCTGCGATGCTATTGCTTAACAGCCCGGAATGGGGAGAGGAGCTTATAGCAGATGCTCATGTTCTGCCAGCCTCCTTCCTGAGAGCTTTAGATTCCGAGGCAATCCAAGGATTCTTAATTTCAAACAAAAGCCTGACTGCCTCAATTTCTTTCCTTGGAACACAGTATGGCGCGAGGGCCCCAGTCATTGCTTCCATGTCATCGCGGGGACCAAACTCTGTCGATCCGTATGTAATCAAGCCTGATATAGTCGCACCAGGAATTGACATACTTGCAGCATGGTCTCCCATTGCTTCCTTGACTGATCTAAACAGTGATAAAAGGAGGGCAGATTTCAATATAGTATCTGGAACATCAATGTCGTGTCCTCATGTTAGTGGTGTAGCCGCATTGATAAAGTCAGTCCACTCAGATTGGTCGCCAGCTGCGATTAAGTCAGCGATTATGACCTCGGCTCATAGCCATGACAATAAAGGTCATCTCATTTCTGATGCGTCTGTCTTCAAGGGAAACAAACTAGCAACCCCTTTCGGATTAGGTGCTGGTCATGTTAACCCGGAAAGGGCTTTGGATCCTGGTCTTGTGTATGATATCTTACCTGAAGACTACTTGGATTACCTCTGTAGCATTAACTACACTGATGCTCAGGTGGCTGTTTTTGCCGGAAGGAAGTACAAATGTCCAAGTGGGGTTTACCAGCCTGGTGATCTCAACTACCCTTCTTTTGCAGTCATATTTGCTGCTGGTAAAACAGAAAAAACTACGGTAACTTACAGGAGAACATTGACTAATGTAGGCAAGGGTAAGGTAAGGTACAGGGTGTTTTTCGAGGAACCTAAGGGTGTCGATGTGGTTGTCGAGCCTACGGTTTTGTACTTTAAGTCGCCACGTGAGAAGCTCACTTACAATGTCAGTTTTAGTGAGGCAGGAACAACAATTTGCAGAAAAGGCGCCTCAGTATTTGGGTCATTGACTTGGGTGGCTGGGAAGTACAGTGTTAGAAGTCCAATTGCTGTAACTTGGCTATAG